In Bacteroidales bacterium, the genomic stretch CACCGGGTTTCAGGGCGGGCACAAGCAGGCCTTTCAAATTTTACAATCTGAAAAAAGAAACTGAAACAGGTTTGGTAGTGCATCCCTTTGTTGTGATGGATGTAACATTGCAGCAATACCTGAAGTTAGATCCATTGCAGGCAACACGTAAAATAAAGCAACTGATTCAAAAAACGGCTGCAGTCAACGGATTGTTCACCTGGCTCTGGCATAATGAATCGTTATCGGAGCACGGCATATGGAAAGGATGGCGGAAGGTTTTTGAGGAGATGGTTGGCGAGTGTAAATCAGTGACTGGTGACTGGTGACTGGTGATTAGTTAGTAATTAATTAATAAGCGATTAAGTAATAAGGCCAATTCAAAATCGGAAATTTCAATCGTAAATCGTAAATCGTAAATTAAAATGATTCGATTTTTAGCACATAATGAAATTGATGTTGTGAAATGGGATCATTGTATTTCCGAATCCGGCACTACCCTGCCCTATGCCTACTCATGGTGGCTTGATACGGTTAACCCCGGATGGAACGCGCTCATTATGGATGATTACCTGGCAGTGATGCCGCTTACCGGAAGCAAAAAGCTGGGATTCAATTACCTTTTTCAACCCTGGTTTACCCAGCAACTCGGTATTTTTTCACCCCGTGAAGAACCTAAAACCGAAGCCGGCCGGTTCTTACAGGCTATTCCCGGCATTTACAGGTTTGTGGATATTCAGCTGAATGCTGAAAATATTCCGTCTTCTGACCTTTACCGTGTTAATTACAGGACCAACTTTGAGTTGAAACTGGACAAGGACTATATGTCGATATATTCCTCATATCACAGGAATTGCAGGCGAAACGTGCAAAAGGCAAAAGCAGCAGGACTTAAAGCTGACCGTGGTCCCGGAGCTTCACTCTTCAGCCGGTTTGTTGCCCGCAATATCGAAGACAGGCTGCCTCACTCCAAAGACCTTTTCACAGTACTTGAAAAGCTTTTAGGAACCTGTGAAATGAACGGAACGGGGAAAAGCCTGGGGATATACAGGAATCAGGTGCTTCTGGCAGCCGGGTGGATTGTTGAAATGCCGGAGCGTGTATTGTTTATGGCATGTGCATCAACAATGGAAGGTAAACAGAACCAGGCCATGTATGCCCTGGTTGACCACATTATTTCAACCTATGCCGGAACAGGAAAAATTCTCGATTTCACAGGTTCCACAATGCCCGGGGTGGCTTATTTCAATGCCGGCTTCGGCGCAATAAAAACTGCCTATCCATCAGTGAAGAGAAATACGCTTCCATGGTATTTGAAAATGCTGAAAAAGTGACTGGTAACTGGTGACTGGTGACTGGTGACTGGTCCCATTACCGATCACCGATCACCGATTACTGATTACTGATTACTGATTACCTTTTACCCCTTACTCTCTCCCCCTTTATCTCCGAGACTTTGCTTCTTAAAAAATCCCTGAACTCACGGCTTGGCCGCTGGCACAAGTAAACCGTAGTACCATATTCCCTTGCCAGGGTATCCGTAATGGATCCGAGTGAATCAACCCGTTCAAACATAGGAAATACGTCGTCTCCCCTTTCATCGTTGATGTAAAAAAACAAATCGGCATTCGCACTGAGTGTATCAGGCATCCATAGAATATAGCTGTCGGAAAAGCTCATTGCCTGCGGCAGCCCGTGCCCTCTTCCATAAAGATCAACCGAACCTGCCTGTCCGTAATTTTCGCCATAAATAAAAATGCGGCTTTTATCCTGCACCGTGTCGGCAGCTTTGATTACGATACCTGCGAGCTCATCCCAGCCGATCATATCAGCAAAATCCTGGGGAAGCGTGTGCATTTTACCGTCTTCCCATCTCAAAAGAGCCTCCGCGCCCATTTTCGGTGGCATTTTCGAAAAATAGGATGCCAGTTTAGGACCCGATGCCAGCGGAATGCCGGCTGGAACCATTGGAATTGAAAAGGCAACAAGGCCAACAAGGAAGACCGTTCTCCAAATTGCTGACCGGATTGTCTTCTCCCACGACACAGCTCCGGCAGCGAAAAGAAATGGGTACAAACCTGCCAGGTAATAACTTTTCCCTTTCAAAATCAGGAAGAAGACCAGTATGGATAGGTAAATAATGGCAAAAATGCGGAACCTGGCGTTTGTCTTCCTGGCAAGCAGCCATATTAATCCGGCAATCCACAAAAACGATCCAAAGGTAAACATCAGCACCTGGTCGATTACGATATCAATCCTTTTTACATTCACCAGCTGCGTATCCCGTAATTCAATCATGTGTTTGGTTACAGGAAATCCATGATTGTACTGCCATAGTATGTTCGGTAAAAACAGCAGAATGGCAATTCCTGCAGCAATCCATGTATATTTATCAGCCAGCACTTTCCTTTTGGGTGAAAGCAACAAACCTATAAAAATTCCGGCGGCAAGAAATACGACCATGTATTTGTTGAGCATTCCCAGTCCGAATCCGACACCAAGCCACAACAGCCATATATGATTTTCAGTATTGATATATTTCAGCAGGAAATACAGAATGGCTGTCCAGAGAAGAATGTCAAACGGAACGGGCTGCAACATGGAATAGGCCCTGAGAAATAGCAACGTGGTTGAAAGCACAAGGCATGCAAGAATTTTTGAATAGATACCTCCGCCCAGTTCCCCGACAATTAAGCCGGTGAGTAATACAAGCAGGAAACCCGCAATTGCGGATACCAGTCTAATCGAAAATAACGGACCAAAAGGCAACAATTGGGCAAGATAACTCACCAGCCCTATCAAAGGAGGATTCGACCAGTAACCGGCTGACAGGTGTTTGCCCAGTGAAAGATAAAGAAACTCATCCCGATGGAAACCCAGCGTGTTATAGGTAAAAAGGTGGAACAGGAAACCGGCCGAAGCAATGACAATAATCCAGAAAAGGCCTTTGTCTTTACTTAATGGTGTCATGATGGAGGGTTTTAGTTAATCAAAAATAAAGAAAATTGATTCTCTTGTAACTGGTTAATTACGAAATCCGTAAAACTTTAAAAACTGGCTTATGTTGCGGATAGTATTTTTGATTTCTTTATTCATAGCTCCCGGATTTATTCAGGCACAGGAAAAAGCCTCAGGCTGCACCTTTGGAAATTGTGATAACGGGAAAGGAACCTACAAGTATTCGAATGGTTTTGTCTATGAGGGAACTTTTGTGAACGGACTGCGTGAAGGAAGAGGAATGCTCAAAGGCTCTGACGGCAGCTGGTATGATGGAATGTGGGTAAAAGATAAATTCCAGGGCCAGGGTACCTATGTATGGCCGAACGGAGCAAAATATACAGGAGCGTGGGAAAACGGTGTTCAGAACGGGTATGGCATTTTCTTTTATAAAAACGGAGACAAATACACCGGATATTTCAAAGACAACCTCTTCGAAGGTCAGGGCAAGTATACCTGGGCAGATGGTTCAAGTCAGGAAGGAATTTATTCCAAAGGTCAGCTTATATCAGAGCGTAAATAAAAAAGCACTAACTTTGCAATCGATTCTATAAATTGAGATAATGGAGGACGTCAAAGGGCCCATAGTGAAGGATTTTGTGAAGGCAGCAGCAGATTTCTGCCAGTTAGTTGAACAGGCTTCCAAAAAAAAGACGGGTGAACTATTCAATGAATTTCAGCAGTTGGTGCCTGCACTGTATATGAAGGCTGCTTTATTGCCATTGCCAAAGTATTGCTATGATGAAGAAATGACAGCCTTTGTTAAAGAGGATGATTATGCCCGGATCCATGATGGATTGCAGCATAAATTTGAACTCTTTACCGGCATAACCGGAATGTCGCCGGGAACCTTGCCAAATCAGCATGAATTGATAAGCTTCGCGCTCGCTGAAAGTTTTACGGATCTCTACGAAGAATTAAAAAATTTCGTAAAGCTTTACGAAGTAGGATTGCCGCAATCGATGAACGATGCAGTATGGTTCTGCCGGAAAAGCTTTGAACAAAGTCTCGGAATCAGAATTATCGAATCGCTGAAATCTCTCCATTCCCTTGTTTATGATAAAAATTCTACCGGTTCAAGGGCTATTCAGAATGACGATTTTCTAAGGGATGAAGAAGAACCCTGGTTCTCTGATGACCAGGAACAAGTATACGGAGATGATGAATAATCTCAGGTATTTCTCCAATGTTGAAGATGATTATATAAAGTCGTTGCCTTCAATGACTTTTCCGGGTACAATCACAGTTGTGGATCAGCCTGCTTCATATGATGTGATACACCGTTTGCTTAAAGATGAATTTATTCTTGGTTTTGATACAGAAACCAGGCCTTCTTTCAAAAAAGGAAGGACACACAATGTGGCGTTGCTGCAATTATCAACTCGCGAACAAGCTGTTCTCATCAGGACCAACCTTGTTCCCATTCCACGTTTTGTAGTAGACATTCTTGAAAATGAAAACATTATCAAAGTGGGTGTTGCCATTAAGGACGATTTGAATGCTCTCAACCGTCTCGTCAGTTTCAAGCCCGGAGGCTTTGTTGATCTTCAGCAATTCGTTAAGAAATTCGGAATTGAGGATAACGGTCTGAAAAAACTGGTGGCCAATATTATGGGATACCGGATCTCTAAGAAATCACAAACATCCAACTGGGAACAGGAAGTTCTCAGCCGTGAGCAACTCGAATATGCCGCCACGGATGCCTGGGTATGCCGGCAAATGTACGAAATACTGAATAACACCATTAACTGACTTTCGCATGAACGGTTTTACAACCATTTTTCTGAAGCCCGGAAAAGAACAATCGGTCATGAGAATGCATCCCTGGATTTTCTCCGGGGCCATTAAGAAAATTGACGGAAAGCCGGCTGAAGGCGATATCGTTGAAGTTTTTTCCTCTGAACGTGAATTCCTGGCAATGGGCCATTACCAGGTAGGTTCAATTGCCATAAGGCTGTTCTCTTTTGACCCTGTTGAACCCGGCAAAGAGTTCTGGAAACAGGTTATCCGGAAAGCATATGATTTCAGGGCCACACTGAATCTTACAGATAACCCCGGCACAAATGTATACAGGCTTATAAATGGCGAAGGCGATGGTTTGCCGGGATTGATCATTGACTATTATAACGGGATCGCCGTAATGCAGATGCATTCTATCGGGATGTACCGTATCAGGAAAGTAATAGCTGAAATACTTGCGGAGTTGTATGGTAAAAAACTGACCGCAGTTTACGATAAGAGTGAAAGTACGTTGCCCTTCAAAGCCAACCTGAACGCCAAAAATGAATTTTTGATTGGCAGCAGGGCATCGGGTGAGGTTATTGAGAATGGGCACCGGTTCGGTATTGATGCCGAGACCGGGCAAAAGACGGGATTTTTTATTGACCAGCGCGAAAACAGGGAGCTGCTTACACGGTATATTAAAGATAAAGATGTACTGAACATGTTTTGCTATACGGGAGGCTTCTCGGTGTATGCCTCTGCAGAAGGGGCACGCCTTGTGCATTCGGTAGACAGTTCAGCACAGGCCATTGAGCTTACAGACAAAAACATTCAGCTTAACAATATACCTTCAGAAAAGCACCAGTCCTTTGCTACGGATGCTTTTTCATTTCTGAATAACATTAAGGATAAGTATGATGTGATAATCCTTGATCCACCTGCTTTTGCCAAGCACCAGGATGCTCTGAACAATGCTCTGATGGGCTACAAAAGACTTAACCAGAAGGCGATTGAACAGGTCAGACCCGGTGGGATCATTTTTACTTTTTCCTGCTCCCAGGTAGTTACCAAAGAAAACTTCCGCAAATCGGTTTTCGCTGCCGCCGCCAATTCCGGTCGTGAAGTCCGTATCCTCCACCAGCTCACCCAACCCCCCGATCATCCCATCTCCATTTACCATCCCGAAGGAGAATACCTCAAGGGATTAGTGATACAGGTAGAGTAAGGGGCTTGCCCCCATATCATCGGGGTTCATCGGTGTCGGTTCATCGGGGTCGGACCAGAGTACATCATTGTTTTTCAATAATTTAAACCCTAAAAAGAGGCCTTTTTTAGCCTTAGAGCTTCATTTTTAGTATCAAAAACAGGCTTCTAAGAAATTTTTAGGATTTTTAATTAGCAGTCCATAACATTAAAATTCCTTAGAGGGCCAAAAAAAGGGTCAAAAATGGGCCTCTAAGGCCGAAAATAACCAAAAAAACAGGCGTATAATATTGATTATATGTTATTTAGTCTGGTCCGACCCCGATTTCTTCTTCAGCTTAGCCAATGCATTTTCAAGTGATTCATCGGGTTTGATGAAGTTGTATTCTCCCCAGAAGGATTCGTCGTAATCGCCGAGCTGGTCGATGAAGAACTCGAAGGGACGGGCGCTTTCACGATAGGAAAAACGGTTTACATCAACTGTGTCCATGTCGATTACAACGGTTTCAAGACGGGTGTTATATACTGAACTGCTCAGCTGATGCCGGTTCCGGATCTTAAACGCGGTTTCACAGTCGATCATATGCAGGTAATACCGGCTTCCTATTTTGCGGAATGCCACTTTGTAACTGGCTTTTAACGTCTTCACAATCATATTCGGGGGCTTCCGTACAATGAACCTGTCAGTGGCAAGATCAAGGTATTCAGGATCCACCTGGAATTCAACCCATGAATAAGCCATGTCCTGAATATCAATGATGATACGCCCCGAATAGAATGTTCCCTGCGGAGAACCTTTTATGGGTTTAAACTCAACCACATACCTGTCCCTGCCGTCCTCCACCACAATGTCGGATAACTGGTAATGATAATCGCCAAGGTTTTCCCCTGTCAGAAAATCAGGCATGTTCTTAACCACATCAAGCATGAGCATGGTGTTTAACCCGGCTTTCAGTTTCAGCATTACCGAATCATTACGGCTGAAATTCTCGTTTCTTCTTCCCTTGAGTATCTTTACCCTGTCGGGCGCCGAAGACATATACGCGGTCTTGAAATTTTCAAGAATTGCCTCGGATACCATCATGTATTTGCTGCCTTTCTTTATGGTCTCCCTGTAAAAAGAAGTAAGTAACGCCGGTTTGTCGGGGTAATTGTCCCGTATCCTGCGGTCGGCATTCCGCAAAAGCATTACCGGGCTTATTTTACGGATAATTACCTCCTGGATGGGTATAATATCGGGTTCAAGATAATACTGCTGATTGGTGTTGATGAGCGAAGAAACCGGTGCTGAAAAGTTCTTGTATCCTATACATGAAATACTGAGCGTTTCCTTTAACATAGACGATTCAAGCTTTAGCTGGAATTCACCTTCCCCGTTGCTGACCACGCCTATAGGCTTTCCTACAAGGTACACACTGCTGAAAGGAAGAGTTTGCCGGGTTTCCCTGTCAAATACTTTACCGGATATTTTAACCAGGAACACCGAATCAACCACACTGTCGGGATTGGCGGATACTGTTCTGAAGGGTTTATAAATCACCAGGTGCCTCCCGATCACATCATAATCGAGTTCCGGATTGTTAAACATTTTTACAAGAATGCCTTCCAGTGTTTCCTGCTGTGCCTTTAAGGTAATGGTCTTTTTTCTGTCGAACAATCCGGAATTATAAGAAGGTGAAAGACCCGTTTGTTGCTCCAGAATTTTTAATGCCTGGTCAATAGTGCAGGTGGTTTCAGGAATCGTGAGCCGCTTGAGAAGCAACGAATCCTGGGCCTGTGCGACAATTGTCGCAACCAGCAGGCACAGGACTAATGCCAGGGAGCGGTGAGACACCATCAGGGAAATTTATTGTGAAAGATAGATCGTATCGTTTGATTTTGCAAAGTTGAAATTACCTATAATGCTAATTGTTTTAATTACCGTATCAAGGGGATCACCCTGAAAAGATCCGTTTGCTTTAATCGTACCGTTCGGCACATTTTTAAGTATAATTTCAGTATCATAAACACTTCGTACAACTGAAATTACTTCTTCGATAGGAGTGTCTGAGAAAGTGAGTGAACGGGTTTTCCAGGCAATTGAATTGGCATTTACAGCCTTCACAAGGTTTATTTTCTCATGATTAATTGAACCTATGCTACCCGGTTTTATAAGAACCTTATTATTGAGATCATTTCTGTCTGACAGTTCCACCAAACCTGTGGTTACATATACTTCAGCATGTTTTTCGCTGTTGCTTGAATTCACATTAAAAGTGGTTCCGAGAACCCGGATGCGGGCATCACCGGCATATATTATAAAAGGCCTGTCGCTTTCATGTTTCACTTCAAAATAAGCCTCACCATCAAGCCGTACTTCCCTAATTTTTTTACCAAAATGTTTCGGATAAGTAAGGGTGGCATTGCTGTTCAAATAGATTACCGACCCATCTGCGAGTTCAATCGATCTTCCCTTATCCATCAATGAAGCCGTGAAGGTAACTTTACTGAACCGGTTTACAATACTTACTGATGCAACACCAAGCACAACAAGCAATAACAGCGACGCGGCAATACGCATCACCATTGAAAAACGACCCGAAACGGTTTTTGGCTGAACCGGCATCTGTTCCATAACCGGTTCTGCTGCGATCCGGTTCTGAAACTTGCTCCACGCTTTATCCACATCAAAATGAGGCTCCATTGAATTCATCTTCTTCCAATCTGATTTAACATCATTCAACAATGCCCTGTTTTGGGGACTTTTTGAAGCCCATTCCATCAGCGTATTGTTCTCCTTTTCATTGGTTTCACCGGCCATGTACTTTGCTAGTAAATTCCAATCTGTTTTATATTTTGTAAACATAATTTTCATTTTTAAGCCATTTCAGCATATTCTTTAAGGTTCTTCCGGAGCATTTTCAGCGCCTTTCCCATATTAGCCTCCACTGTTTTAACCGAAATCGAAAGCTTTAAGGCTATTTCATTGTATTTCAACCCCTCATAGCGATTCAGCCTGAAAATCCTGCTGCACCGTTCGGGCAATGAATTCAGCGTATCATCAATTATACCCTGCAATTCGCGGGCATTTGAGCTATGCTGTGGCTCGTTGTCCACCTCTGATTCATGCAATAAGTAATAATTCCTGTATCTTGTTTCCACATTCCGGTGCTCGATAAATTTAAGGCACCGGTTATGAACGGCCGAATACAGGTATGATTTCAAAGAACTGTTGATCTGTAACTCCGATTTTTTTTCCCATAACTTGTAAAACAACTCCTGGACAATTTCTTCTGCAGTATCCGAATCATTAACAAAACGGTAAGCGTAAGCGCACAGCATCTGGTAATATTGCCGGAACATGGATTCAAATGATTGCAGATCCATTAATGAGATCTGGCTTGTATTGCCGTAATCGACCATCTTTGCTACTGCCTGTTCAGGGTAATTCATTTGGTTCGATCGTAAAATTAACATTCTTATTGATATCCTGTGAGCTTTTTACTAAATCACCTCCCTCGGACCGGAGTCTTCGGGAGGTGATGACCTTATATTAACCTTCTACCTAACCCCTAGTCAATGTTCTGCCACCGCAGTTTCTTATTGAGCTTGTTTATAACCGACTCAATTGATTCTTCAGGTTTAATGTAATTGTAGTCGCCCCAGAAATTCTCATCTTTATAGGCATTTACCTTGTCGGCAAAAATATCTGTCATCCTGGTCTGGTCCCTGTATTTTGCCTTGTTAATATTTTCCGTATTCCGGTCAGTCACTGCCATTTCAAGTGCCGTGGTATAAGTGGCATCGAAACGTTTCTTTTTCCAGTCGCATTTGAAAACCAGTTCTGACCGTACATGGTTGAGGTACCATTTTTCATTCAGAACCCTGTAATTGATTGAGTAATCGGCACCAAGGACGTCAATCTTAAGATCCATGGGTTTTTTCCTTACCAGTTCATTGTCGGCAATGTCAAGGGCCTTATCACTGAAGGAAAAGTCGATTCTTGAAATGGCCATGTTCTTCGTGTCGAGATAAACAGTGCCTTTGTAAAGAGCAATGTCAACTTCAGGTTTCTGATCAAACTGGATTACATAGTTATCGCGTCCGTCAATGGATGCATATCCGGCGAATTTAAAATTATACTTGTCGAAGTATTCTTCTGAAAGGATTTCACCCGGGTTTTTAACCACATCAAGGAGGAAGCTAGTCTTAGGACCACCCTGTAATTTGAACATCAGGGTATCCATTTTCTTCACATCCTCACTTTTACGGCCCTTGAAAATTTTAACCCTGTCATAATCCATCAGGCTTGTGTAAGGCGATTTATATACATCAAGGACAGCTTCTGCAACAGCCACATAAGAACGGTTCTGTTTAACCGTTTCACGGTAGAATCCAACCTGCATTTCAGGGTCAGCGTTGTAATTTTCAGGAATTCGCCTGTAGGCCATCCTGAGAAGATCCATGGGATCGTCGCTGCGGATAACTACCTGCTCCAGCGGAGTTGCCGCTATTTCGAGCCTGAATGTGTTTTCCCTGTCTTTTAGTTCTGCCAGGTCAACAATCAGGTTTTTGTAACCGAGGTTTGAAATACCCAGCTTGCGGTTCAGTTCTGTTGTGGGAACTTTTAAAATAAATTCACCGTCGGCATTTGTAACAGTGCCCAGGCTGCTTCCAACCAGGTAAACGTTTGCAAATACAACCGGTTTCTTTGTAGTGTGATCGATAACCTTACCTGTAAAAACTTTAAAGGCGGTATCCTGAGGATTTCTTTCGCGGTTCCAACCGGAACCCATTGCCTGCACTGATGTTATGCCGACGAGGATCAGCATCAGGGCAAGAGTGTTTACTGAATTTTTAATTAATGATTTCATGACAATTCGTATTGAGTGATTTATTTATTTTCCTGGTCTTGATCATTCGGAAAAGCTTTTCTGTCTATATGACCTCGACCCCCCTCAATACCCTATCAGGAAATTTATTGATTTGTTGATTTTAAGATTTAACGAGGTTATCCGGCGATTCGTTTTTATTCAACTGCGCGAGATACCAATTGATAATGACACTGTTAAACCCGTTGTAAGGGAGCTTTTTCCTTATTGACGGGTTGATATCGGCAAGCATCGGACCGGTTAACTTTTCATAACAGGCCCAGTCATTTTTCAGAATATACCTGTAACGGACAGATCGGGGTAGCAAAGGTTTCAACCGGTTTTTGATCTTTTGCAATTTTTTTGTGAAGCGACCGGGTGTTAATTCCTTTTCGAAGTTAAGGCTGTACTTTTTAAAATAATTCTCCCGGAGGCAGCTGTCATAAATATGTTTGTGGTTTTTACATTCCGGTGGAAGTTTCCTGAAGAAATCAACTAATTCATTGTCCCAATAAAAGAACCTGACCTGAAAACCAAAAAAAGAAAATACGTGTGACGAATTAATAATGAATTTCGCAATCTTTTCCCGGATATCCCAGTCTTCGAATATACTATATCCCAAAAACGCGGATTTTGCATCCAGTTCCGCGTCAAGCCTTTTCCTGAAGATTTTCAATACCTGAAAGTTATCAGGATAATTAAAATACTTACTTTTAAGAATCCGGGTTAAAACTTTATTGGGTTTTATATCAACGGGAAACACCTTACCAAACTGGCTTCCACCCAGCAGGTCACCGGAGTGTCCGGGTAAAAAAACACTTTCATCCGGAATCAGTTTATGTTTTAACAGGTACAGTACAGCAGGGTATTCCTGGAGGTAGAACATCGATGTAAATTTGGACGCATACCTGTAATAGTCATAAAATTCCTTACTGCTGATTGACAGGGCCTCATCCTGAAATTTTTCATAGTCTACAAAATACCATTTGAAACCAAGCAATTCAGCCACTTTTTGCGAAATGTCAACCTCCCTTGTCCTCCGGCCGTAGGTAAAACAGATCGTATTATCATACCCGTAATTTTTGAGAATACAGGCAATCAGCCTTGAATCAAATCCTCCGCTAAGCGGCAATACGGGGGTGGATTTACCAATTGACCGGATGAAACGCAATGCGGCTCCTTCGATGGCTTTGTGCATGGCTGCAACAGGATCACCATCATGACTGATTTCACCTGGTTTGACTTTAAAGGAGAAAATCCGTTCCCTTTCAATCTTTCCATTGCGGATAGTTACCAATTCCCCCGGGGGCACCTGTTTGATTTCATCAATGAGAGTGTCAGGACCTGTTGTATATCCCATATGTCTGAATTCCGCGGAAACATCCTCCGATATCGAGTCGCCCGGCAACCGCAATTCTTCAGGATCATCGCTGATTGCTATTTGGGGACTTATACGAAAGAATACCGGGAAGAATCTTGATTTATCACAGTACAGGTAAATTGTATTGCCTGATGAATAAATGAAAGAGTATATACCATTTAATGATGTTAACTCCCGCACCGGCTTTTCGGGATTATCCGTCATCTGGGAAAAATAATTCAGCAACGCATCTTCATTCATGAATTCACCACCGGGAGAATGCGCATGACCAGCAACATACAGGTTCCTGCCTTTTCTCCACGAAAAATCGTTGGTGATTATTTTAACAACCGATTCCATTCGGCTTATTTAAATGATTCAGCACTTTTTGAGACGGGCTTAATATTCTTACCGTAATTTTTCAGTAACGACAGGTACCAGACGAAATTATACGTTAACACAATACAGCCGGAGATTACAAATAAAATGATAGCCAGGATGACATCCTTATAATAAACACCGATACCCAAAGAAACCATTCGGACAATCAAATAAACAATATCGATTATCAATGCTTTTCTTTGTTTAAAAAAGATATCCGGAATAAAGCTGATGGGAAATGTGAAAAGAACCAAAAATACCCATGGCAAAAGAATACCGGAAATGCTTCCGGCTTCCTGCCATTCGATTCCAAAAAGTAAAACAAAGACTGGCCTTGAAACAAAAAAGAACAGGATAAACAATACGGCTGTTACCGGCATTAAAATCCGAAGCCATTTAAAAAGTTCCTCTTTGATAGGTGCTTGTTGATTCACCCTTTCAACTATACTTTGGTTGAGTACTTTCGACACCGAACCTGTAAGCAGTTGTACGGGAGTCAGCAGGACCCCCGCAGCGAGTGAATACTGACCGGCATCATGA encodes the following:
- a CDS encoding carboxypeptidase-like regulatory domain-containing protein; the protein is MKSLIKNSVNTLALMLILVGITSVQAMGSGWNRERNPQDTAFKVFTGKVIDHTTKKPVVFANVYLVGSSLGTVTNADGEFILKVPTTELNRKLGISNLGYKNLIVDLAELKDRENTFRLEIAATPLEQVVIRSDDPMDLLRMAYRRIPENYNADPEMQVGFYRETVKQNRSYVAVAEAVLDVYKSPYTSLMDYDRVKIFKGRKSEDVKKMDTLMFKLQGGPKTSFLLDVVKNPGEILSEEYFDKYNFKFAGYASIDGRDNYVIQFDQKPEVDIALYKGTVYLDTKNMAISRIDFSFSDKALDIADNELVRKKPMDLKIDVLGADYSINYRVLNEKWYLNHVRSELVFKCDWKKKRFDATYTTALEMAVTDRNTENINKAKYRDQTRMTDIFADKVNAYKDENFWGDYNYIKPEESIESVINKLNKKLRWQNID
- a CDS encoding asparagine synthase C-terminal domain-containing protein, which codes for MESVVKIITNDFSWRKGRNLYVAGHAHSPGGEFMNEDALLNYFSQMTDNPEKPVRELTSLNGIYSFIYSSGNTIYLYCDKSRFFPVFFRISPQIAISDDPEELRLPGDSISEDVSAEFRHMGYTTGPDTLIDEIKQVPPGELVTIRNGKIERERIFSFKVKPGEISHDGDPVAAMHKAIEGAALRFIRSIGKSTPVLPLSGGFDSRLIACILKNYGYDNTICFTYGRRTREVDISQKVAELLGFKWYFVDYEKFQDEALSISSKEFYDYYRYASKFTSMFYLQEYPAVLYLLKHKLIPDESVFLPGHSGDLLGGSQFGKVFPVDIKPNKVLTRILKSKYFNYPDNFQVLKIFRKRLDAELDAKSAFLGYSIFEDWDIREKIAKFIINSSHVFSFFGFQVRFFYWDNELVDFFRKLPPECKNHKHIYDSCLRENYFKKYSLNFEKELTPGRFTKKLQKIKNRLKPLLPRSVRYRYILKNDWACYEKLTGPMLADINPSIRKKLPYNGFNSVIINWYLAQLNKNESPDNLVKS